From the Danio aesculapii chromosome 9, fDanAes4.1, whole genome shotgun sequence genome, one window contains:
- the obsl1b gene encoding obscurin-like protein 1 isoform X12, whose translation MDVFGGAPRFLAYPRPVVVQSGTDAVLKCQIGGDPRPAVIWERNNEKIHPEGRYRVFEDGNVYNLIITSVTMEDSGQYICKAKNCIGETYAAATLKVEGEAQEMEVREENKPRFLIKPLSTRVGRGEDAMFSCKLWGNPRPEVMWEKDGKKLNEIFESTHFTISYQDGGWFQLKIFKTRAPDGGVYTCKARNEFGESLAGAVLLVDAGPGHEDEGNRNGYTNGHWKAHQGKQRSGRQVATKLKNDPLPNSAKVKMFAVTEGKHAKFRCYVTGKPKPEILWRKDGKLILSGRRYLLYEDREGYFTLKVLYCKQQDNGVYVCSASNTAGQTLSAVHLIVKEPPVRFKQPLNDLQVWERDLAVLECEVPEDSVPITWYLEDRRLQPGAKYGMEEWGTKRRLTIRDIGVDDDGIYLCEMADGGRSIAEVAVKGTIVRKLPRKVDVLEGENAAFCVEVEEEEMDIHWYKDGTELRETHQTILKSFGRTHILVFVNTTPQDSGLVMFYVGRSKTSSQLRVKAARHCPPSCPIGVQINTERANAALLSWFPAQDSRKNPPSGYIIERQEVGSQEWLQCLTTDSATSVEILGDSVPCEADYRFRICSVNKYGRSGNVEFPRAVHLVPVARIQAPLQDALVPEGQDACFTIELSASVIGTWFLNGNQLQDDERFSIRRSRTHQSLRIRGVRDTDNGAEITFIAYGIRDSAALYIQAPLVKFTPLSEMDRNKFVEVGNPIVLYCELSDPEAPVRWYKNGVELQSMEGLHIQSEGTMRRIVIQSAEFSHSGVYSCDAIDDVIRFNVEVEAPPVRFSVIPEGKRNKSIEVGSTIALQCELSDPVAKVSWYKDGVKLLPQSGLDFKSVGTKRELVVQSAEFYHSGVYSCKTRGDAVHFSVDVKAPPVRFSAAPEVKRRKCIEAGCPIILQCEISDSAAQVQWYKDGDQLLVESGVDINSDDCMRTLSIQSAHPSHAGVYSCTTKDDVIEFHVEIRAAPVRFSAVPESGKNICTEAGGHFELCCKVSDPMVHVSWFHNDTQLQPETGLDVQSEGEARTLVVNPAEPRHSGLYRCETSDDSVQFTVDIKDPPVMFSSLPHTLKNQLIETDNSTDLYGEISEPNAKVCCYKDGVELVSKSQPHIKSECTRRTLAVKTAQPSKSGWYDYVRTSDVFQFNVQDQVSSTILADPEVQKTKLVEEMESVALPYVISDPAPYVSQTKEEKVILPQSKPKPELEFESNSDFEPESEHEVHLDASRGALIIHSPETSLVEVKCPKTPEDPIQFEMDQAELSHYEVFSGETYDDSVQCTLDTKEEFLRTPGTEAEIISEKENNKITAERSRDRIQWETPVSIPTTFRLTEEEPLPLPKLQQQPQSLEQPEIQPMTQPQLQPVLQPQIQPMLQPMLQPQLQSVPQSELQTMLQPQIQQVLQLQQMPQPQLQPMQQAQIQPMVQPQLHPQLQQQLHLQPNLQKQPQLQNQTNTSISEGSGSNPITTEESGMDQDDIAFKVDVEASRTNFTSICGKDESLPIDADRSSVLLTENSDYTTQEKPLTGQMVEKTTTFNKPTTKKEIIHSSEMCSEGTYQTVTKDVFLACQQEVKAPPVMFSNIDEAQRNKCIESGRPFKLQCEVSDPDAQVWWYKDGNEVLSQDGMVIGSEEGIRTLSVQAAELCHNGTYRCQMNDDAITFHVEIKEVEKNKSTEVDSPIVLKSPPVTFANIPEDDLHRNIVEQDNILLRCQVSRSDATAQWYKDGVELKSSNHVLIEVENDIRRLIILSAQLSDSGTYTCRAGDSALVFKVNVREPPVMIVYPKEDVHLDRHVPEEIVLSCELSRPNGKVTWFKDGQKLQESENIKLKTEGPYRRLKILHSGIEDSGEYVCDTADDSIFFNLNIKEPPVRIVSPSQSQMELCQQTSERMVLSCEISRPNATVRWYRDGLEVEESDSLILEVDGVYRRLIIPKPTVKDSAEYVCDTTDDSVTFFVNIAEPPVRFIRPRKMVYGVEKLVGEIVVLECEVCRPNAEVSWKKDGDEIEENSNVTITEDGTNRQLTIHSAAFEDAGQYVCDARDDVMDFLVKIKDPPLKILRKADIETKCQFMVSDAIVLKCEISRANGVVNWLKDNEKIDGNEHFTCEEQGAFRSLIVLNAEMRDSGEYICDAQDDKVVFSVTVEEAPVSIVGNTQKPKHCILMTGDELTIECEVSRINAIVQWYCNGCLLKQDSRTHIESSDTMRKLVISGLQTSDSGEYLCDAIDDKMTTMLTVQDLPFKFIKKDEKTNILAYEEDSLTLRATVNRANAPIKWQRGRDSIRGDRFHTTSDGNTHYLTINPLKRGDSGEYTCHLGTDEMHFNVHIKEMRVKFSKPLENTAGLKGSNVVLKCELYKSKGDVQWLKDSQEIAANRHFTIRAEGRVRSLTIHNITEDDAGEYACESKDERTSATVTVNIPRIVEFIAELHNMTVMEGEDATFKCVVSPEDAKLSWYKNGQLISSNEKFNISSNGLCHMLHIKNCQVSDSCTLTAEAEGVISRALLQVQEAQVLFTKSMDPVVAEEFGEATLEVEVSTQTAEVQWMRQGVVIHPGSKFTLKQSGRKRSLTVHKLTLSDRGTYSCETLHDRTQAKLSVEPRKIKIRKGLIDIQTIERETASFEVELSHSNVEGVWQKDGHALKTNNRLRMTAQGRVHSLTISSLTLDDTGTYIFSVDNVRSLARLDVKEIPVSILKKLDDIRQPEGSGVTLECELSRHNIDIKWTKNEVQLKPGKNHRIYSMGRKCFLQILKCELGDSGLYVCDAGDATTSCSVDIYERELEILQSLEDLDIQEDQNAVFMCEVSLDDVPGEWFKNGEKIKPTSTIKIRQEANKHFLLICNVKEDDSGEIKFLAKNVESTAYLEVEALPANIVKPLQDKTVLEKTRAIMDCTLTNPRCSIRWYKGPNVILPSEHFEICSEGCYRKLVIQQVLLEDEGTYSVQVGNYTSSARLTVEAQSILMVRELQDVNVTAPADACFECEISLPVAKAPTWTLNGETLYPSPKVVLEKMGTVHRLTFKQTSEELSGTVCFITGRTKSTAQLCVRRNN comes from the exons ATGGATGTGTTTGGTGGAGCACCACGGTTCCTGGCATACCCTCGGCCTGTGGTTGTACAGAGTGGCACAGATGCGGTTCTGAAATGTCAGATCGGCGGAGATCCCAGACCTGCCGTTATATGGGAAAGAAACAATGAGAAGATTCATCCAGAGGGCAGATACCGGGTGTTTGAGGATGGAAATGTCTACAATCTTATAATAACTTCAGTGACAATGGAGGACAGTGGGCAATACATCTGCAAGGCAAAGAACTGCATTGGAGAGACTTATGCAGCAGCCACTTTAAAAGTAGAAGGTGAAGCACAGGAGATGGAAGTTCGGGAGGAAAACAAGCCACGCTTCCTCATCAAGCCCCTCTCAACTAGGGTTGGACGAGGAGAAGATGCCATGTTCTCCTGTAAGCTGTGGGGAAACCCTAGACCAGAAGTAATGTGGGAGAAGGATGGCAAGAAGTTGAATGAGATCTTCGAGAGCACACATTTCACCATCAGCTATCAGGATGGAGGGTGGTTCCAGCTGAAAATTTTCAAGACAAGAGCACCAGATGGAGGGGTGTATACGTGTAAGGCTAGGAATGAATTTGGAGAGAGTCTGGCAGGGGCTGTGCTGTTAGTGGATGCTGGACCAGGACATGAAGATGAAGGCAACCGTAATGGATACACTAACGGCCACTGGAAAGCACATCAGGGAAAACAAAGAAGTGGTAGACAAGTTGCGACAAAGCTGAAAAATGACCCATTACCAAACTCAGCCAAAGTGAAAATGTTTGCAGTGACAGAGGGGAAACATGCAAAGTTTCGGTGCTATGTAACAGGGAAGCCAAAACCAGAAATATTATGGAGGAAAGATGGGAAACTTATCTTGTCTGGACGACGGTACCTATTGTATGAAGACAGAGAAGGTTACTTCACACTTAAAGTTCTCTACTGCAAACAACAGGACAATGGAGTTTATGTCTGTTCTGCTTCAAACACTGCAGGACAAACCCTGAGTGCTGTACACCTCATCGTCAAAG AGCCACCTGTTCGATTTAAGCAACCATTAAATGACTTGCAAGTATGGGAAAGAGACTTGGCTGTTCTTGAGTGTGAAGTTCCTGAGGACTCTGTTCCAATCACATGGTACTTAGAAGACAGACGACTGCAGCCTGGAGCCAAATATGGGATGGAAGAGTGGGGGACAAAGCGTCGACTCACAATTCGTGATATTGGAGTTGATGATGATGGGATTTATCTCTGCGAGATGGCTGATGGAGGCAGAAGTATTGCTGAGGTAGCAgtcaaag GAACAATTGTACGAAAGCTGCCACGAAAAGTTGATGTCTTGGAGGGTGAAAATGCAGCATTCTGCGTGGAGGTAGAGGAGGAAGAAATGGACATTCATTGGTACAAAGATGGAACAGAGCTAAGAGAGACACACCAGACCATTCTCAAATCTTTTGGAAGGACCCACATTTTGGTCTTTGTAAATACCACACCACAGGACTCCGGTTTGGTCATGTTCTACGTTGGTAGATCAAAAACATCATCTCAGCTACGggttaaag CGGCAAGGCACTGTCCACCAAGCTGTCCCATAGGGGTACAAATAAACACAGAAAGAGCAAATGCAGCTCTTCTTTCCTGGTTTCCAGCACAAGACTCTCGAAAGAATCCACCTTCAGGATATATTATTGAAAGACAAGAGGTTGGTTCACAAGAGTGGCTGCAATGTTTGACCACAGACTCTGCAACCTCTGTGGAGATTCTTGGTGACAGTGTTCCATGCGAGGCAGATTACAGATTTCGGATATGCAGTGTCAACAAATATGGAAGAAGTGGAAATGTAGAGTTCCCTCGAGCAGTTCACCTTG TTCCAGTTGCAAGAATCCAGGCACCTTTACAAGATGCTTTAGTGCCAGAGGGCCAGGATGCCTGCTTTACCATTGAGCTCTCTGCCTCGGTTATAGGCACTTGGTTCCTAAATGGAAATCAGCTTCAAGACGATGAACGTTTCTCCATAAGGCGTTCACGTACGCACCAGTCCCTACGCATCCGGGGGGTACGAGACACAGATAATGGAGCAGAGATCACTTTCATTGCTTATGGAATTCGCGATTCTGCTGCTCTGTATATACAAG CTCCACTTGTAAAGTTCACTCCACTTTCTGAAATGGATCGAAACAAATTTGTAGAGGTTGGCAACCCTATAGTGCTCTACTGTGAGTTGTCAGACCCTGAGGCTCCAGTTCGTTGGTACAAGAATGGTGTTGAACTTCAATCAATGGAAGGTCTGCATATCCAATCAGAAGGAACGATGAGAAGGATTGTCATCCAGTCAGCTGAATTCTCCCACTCCGGAGTTTATAGCTGTGATGCTATCGATGACGTCATCAGGTTTAATGTGGAGGTTGAGG CCCCACCAGTGAGGTTTTCAGTTATTCCGGAGGGCAAGAGGAACAAGTCAATAGAAGTAGGTTCAACGATAGCACTGCAATGTGAGCTCTCAGACCCGGTTGCCAAGGTCTCCTGGTATAAAGATGGTGTGAAACTTCTACCACAAAGTGGACTAGACTTCAAATCTGTGGGCACAAAGAGGGAACTTGTTGTCCAGTCAGCTGAATTTTACCACTCAGGAGTGTACAGCTGCAAGACAAGGGGTGATGCTGTTCACTTCAGTGTGGATGTTAAAG CCCCACCTGTGAGGTTCTCAGCTGCCCCTGAGGTTAAGCGGAGAAAGTGCATTGAAGCAGGCTGCCCCATTATTCTGCAGTGTGAGATTTCAGACTCTGCTGCACAAGTCCAGTGGTATAAAGATGGGGATCAGCTTCTTGTAGAATCTGGAGTAGACATCAATTCAGATGACTGCATGAGAACTCTCAGTATTCAGTCAGCACACCCATCTCACGCCGGTGTGTACAGCTGCACAACAAAGGATGATGTCATCGAGTTTCATGTGGAGATAAGAG CTGCACCGGTGAGGTTCTCAGCTGTACCGGAATCTGGGAAGAATATATGCACCGAAGCTGGTGGCCACTTTGAACTCTGCTGTAAGGTATCAGACCCGATGGTCCACGTCAGCTGGTTCCACAATGATACACAGCTTCAGCCGGAGACTGGTTTGGATGTTCAGTCAGAAGGAGAAGCAAGGACTCTGGTAGTCAATCCAGCTGAGCCCAGACATTCTGGATTGTACCGCTGTGAAACATCAGATGACTCTGTCCAGTTCACTGTGGATATCAAAG ACCCACCGGTGATGTTCTCATCATTACCACATACTTTGAAGAATCAGCTGATTGAAACAGACAACTCCACTGATTTGTATGGTGAGATCTCAGAGCCAAATGCCAAGGTGTGTTGTTACAAGGATGGTGTAGAGCTCGTCTCAAAAAGTCAGCCTCATATCAAATCGGAGTGTACCAGGAGGACGTTAGCTGTCAAGACAGCACAGCCCTCTAAATCTGGATGGTACGACTATGTGAGAACGAGTGATGTCTTCCAGTTTAATGTACAAGATCAag TGTCATCGACCATTTTGGCTGATCCTGAAGTTCAGAAGACCAAATTGGTTGAAGAAATGGAATCCGTTGCACTACCTTATGTGATCTCAGACCCTGCTCCATATGTCAGCCAGACAAAAGAAGAGAAGGTCATACTTCCTCAATCAAAACCCAAACCTGAATTAGAATTTGAATCTAATTCTGATTTTGAACCTGAATCTGAACATGAAGTTCACTTAGATGCATCAAGAGGAGCTTTAATCATCCACTCACCTGAAACATCTCTTGTTGAAGTAAAATGCCCAAAGACACCAGAGGATCCCATCCAGTTTGAAATGGACCAAG CAGAGCTGTCTCACTATGAGGTGTTCAGTGGTGAGACCTATGATGACTCTGTCCAGTGCACTTTGGATACAAAAG AAGAGTTTCTGAGAACACCAGGAACTGAGGCTGAGAtaatatctgaaaaagagaacAACAAAATAACAGCAGAAAGATCCAGAGACAGGATCCAGTGGGAGACTCCAGTGTCAATTCCTACAACTTTCAGATTGACTGAAGAGGAACCACTGCCATTACCAAAGCTACAACAACAGCCACAATCACTGGAACAACCAGAGATACAACCAATGACCCAACCACAGCTACAACCAGTGCTGCAACCACAGATACAACCAATGCTACAACCAATGCTACAACCACAGCTACAATCTGTGCCACAATCAGAGCTGCAAACAATGCTGCAACCACAGATACAACAAGTTTTACAACTACAACAAATGCCACAACCACAACTACAACCAATGCAACAAGCACAAATACAACCAATGGTACAACCACAGCTACATCCACAACTGCAACAACAGTTACACCTACAACCAAATCTTCAGAAACAACCACAGCTGCAGAACCAGACAAATACTTCAATTTCCGAAGGCAGCGGCTCAAATCCTATCACAACAGAAGAGAGTGGCATGGATCAAGATGACATAGCTTTTAAGGTGGATGTTGAAG CTTCAAGGACAAATTTTACATCAATTTGTGGAAAGGATGAGAGCTTGCCTATTGATGCAGACCGTTCCAGTGTACTCCTAACTGAGAACTCAGACTACACTACCCAAGAAAAACCTTTAACAGGCCAAATGGTGGAGAAAACCACAACTTTCAATAAACCTACAACAAAGAAAGAGATAATCCATTCATCAGAGATGTGTTCGGAAGGAACATATCAGACTGTTACCAAGGACGTATTTCTTGCATGTCAACAAGAagtgaaag CTCCACCAGTGATGTTCTCCAATATCGATGAGGCTCAACGGAATAAATGCATTGAGTCAGGACGACCCTTTAAACTGCAATGTGAAGTCTCAGACCCTGATGCGCAAGTCTGGTGGTACAAAGATGGAAATGAGGTGCTTTCTCAAGATGGTATGGTCATTGGGTCTGAGGAAGGGATAAGAACACTCTCTGTGCAAGCTGCTGAATTATGTCACAACGGAACATACAGATGCCAGATGAATGATGATGCCATCACATTCCATGTGGAAATCAAAg AAGTGGAGAAGAACAAGTCCACCGAAGTAGACTCACCAATTGTTCTGAAAT CACCTCCTGTGACATTTGCCAACATACCAGAAGATGATCTGCACAGAAATATTGTGGAACAAGACAATATACTCCTTCGCTGTCAAGTGTCTAGGTCAGATGCTACTGCACAATGGTATAAGGATGGAGTAGAGCTTAAGTCTAGTAACCACGTCCTCATTGAGGTGGAAAACGACATTCGAAGGCTAATTATCCTCTCAGCTCAGCTCTCAGATTCTGGGACATATACCTGTCGTGCTGGAGATAGCGCTTTAGTATTTAAAGTTAACGTAAGAG AACCTCCAGTTATGATTGTATATCCCAAGGAAGATGTCCACCTTGATCGCCATGTTCCTGAAGAAATTGTTCTCAGCTGTGAACTTTCACGGCCAAACGGAAAGGTGACATGGTTCAAGGATGGACAGAAACTACAGGAGAGTGAAAACATCAAGCTAAAGACAGAAGGTCCATATAGACGGCTAAAAATTCTGCACAGTGGTATTGAGGACTCTGGAGAATATGTCTGTGACACAGCTGATGATTCTATATTTTTCAATCTAAACATAAAAG AGCCACCGGTACGTATAGTTTCTCCAAGTCAGTCTCAAATGGAACTTTGCCAGCAGACCTCTGAAAGGATGGTCCTGAGCTGTGAAATCTCTAGACCTAATGCCACGGTACGCTGGTATCGAGATGGTCTTGAAGTAGAGGAGAGTGACAGCCTAATTCTGGAAGTTGATGGTGTCTATAGGAGACTTATTATCCCAAAACCTACTGTCAAGGACTCTGCAGAATATGTATGTGACACCACTGATGACTCAGTGACATTCTTTGTAAATATTGCAG AGCCACCAGTCAGATTTATTCGTCCAAGGAAAATGGTCTATGGAGTAGAGAAACTTGTTGGTGAGATTGTGGTCCTTGAGTGTGAAGTGTGTCGACCAAATGCTGAAGTTAGCTGGAAGAAGGATGGAGATGAGATTGAGGAGAATAGCAACGTAACTATAACAGAGGATGGCACAAATCGTCAGTTAACAATTCACTCCGCAGCTTTTGAGGATGCAGGGCAATATGTCTGTGATGCCAGAGATGATGTCATGGATTTTCTAGTAAAAATCAAAG ATCCACCACTGAAAATTCTGCGAAAAGCTGACATAGAAACAAAATGCCAGTTTATGGTATCTGATGCCATTGTGTTAAAATGTGAAATCTCAAGAGCAAATGGTGTGGTCAATTGGCTAAAAGACAATGAGAAGATTGACGGAAATGAGCATTTCACCTGTGAAGAACAAGGGGCATTCAGATCTCTGATTGTCCTTAATGCTGAGATGAGAGACTCCGGGGAGTACATTTGTGATGCGCAAGATGACAAAGTTGTCTTCAGTGTTACTGTAGAAG AGGCTCCAGTGTCCATTGTTGGAAATACACAGAAGCCAAAACACTGCATATTAATGACAGGAGATGAGCTCACCATTGAGTGTGAGGTGTCTCGAATAAATGCTATAGTCCAGTGGTACTGCAATGGATGTTTACTAAAACAGGACTCACGCACACACATTGAAAGCAGTGACACAATGAGGAAGCTTGTGATATCAGGACTTCAGACATCTGACTCTGGGGAGTATCTCTGTGATGCCATTGATGACAAAATGACAACCATGCTAACAGTTCAAG ACCTTCCCTTCAAATTCatcaaaaaagatgaaaaaacaaacattttagctTATGAAGAAGACAGTTTGACACTACGTGCCACAGTCAACAGAGCCAACGCCCCAATTAAATGGCAGAGAGGTCGTGATTCAATCAGAGGTGATCGGTTCCACACAACAAGTGATGGAAACACCCACTACCTTACCATTAACCCACTCAAGAGAGGGGATAGTGGTGAGTATACATGTCACTTGGGAACTGACGAGATGCACTTCAATGTCCACATCAAAG AAATGAGGGTGAAATTCTCCAAGCCACTGGAAAACACAGCGGGACTCAAAGGTAGCAATGTGGTTTTAAAATGTGAACTGTACAAGTCAAAAGGAGATGTTCAGTGGCTCAAAGATAGCCAAGAGATTGCAGCAAACAGACATTTTACAATCAGAGCTGAGGGTCGAGTGAGAAGTTTAACAATACATAACATCACAGAAGATGATGCAGGAGAATATGCTTGTGAATCCAAAGATGAAAGGACATCAGCTACTGTAACAGTCAATA TACCTCGCATTGTGGAGTTTATTGCAGAGCTACACAACATGACTGTAATGGAAGGAGAAGATGCAACATTTAAGTGTGTGGTGTCTCCAGAGGATGCAAAGCTATCCTGGTATAAGAATGGCCAGCTCATTTCATCAAATGAGAAGTTCAACATCTCCAGCAATGGATTATGCCATATGCTGCATATCAAAAACTGTCAAGTCTCAGATAGCTGCACATTGACAGCTGAGGCTGAAGGTGTGATTTCCAGAGCTCTCCTTCAGGTCCAAG AGGCACAGGTGCTGTTCACAAAGAGCATGGACCCAGTGGTTGCAGAGGAGTTTGGAGAGGCAACACTTGAGGTGGAGGTCAGCACACAGACTGCAGAGGTCCAGTGGATGAGACAAGGAGTGGTTATTCATCCAGGATCCAAATTCACCTTGAAGCAGAGTGGTCGAAAACGTTCTCTCACAGTTCACAAACTAACCCTTTCAGACCGAGGAACATACAGCTGTGAAACACTTCACGATCGCACACAAGCCAAGCTTAGTGTGGAAC CACGAAAAATCAAGATTCGGAAAGGTCTTATTGACATCCAGACTATCGAACGAGAGACAGCTTCCTTTGAGGTGGAACTGTCACACAGCAATGTTGAGGGAGTATGGCAAAAGGATGGGCATGCCCTCAAAACCAACAACCGGTTACGCATGACTGCACAAGGACGGGTACACAGTCTTACCATCTCCAGCCTGACCTTGGATGACACTGGCACCTATATATTCTCTGTTGATAACGTCAGATCATTAGCAAGATTGGATGTTAAAG AAATCCCAGTTTCAATCCTGAAAAAGCTTGATGATATCAGACAACCAGAGGGATCTGGGGTAACCCTTGAATGCGAGTTATCACGCCACAACATAGACATTAAATGGACAAAG AATGAAGTTCAGCTTAAACCAGGTAAAAACCATCGTATTTACTCAATGGGAAGAAAGTGCTTTCTTCAAATACTGAAGTGTGAGTTGGGAGACTCTGGATTATATGTGTGTGATGCTGGGGATGCCACAACATCATGTTCGGTGGATATCTATG agagagagcTTGAGATACTGCAAAGCTTAGAGGATCTGGACATTCAAGAAGACCAGAATGCGGTGTTCATGTGTGAAGTGTCTCTGGACGATGTGCCTGGAGAATGGTTTAAGAATGGAGAAAAGATAAAACCGACCAGCACAATTAAGATTCGTCAGGAAG CGAATAAGCACTTCCTCCTTATATGCAATGTTAAAGAAGACGATTCAGGAGAGATCAAGTTTTTAGCCAAGAATGTGGAGTCTACAGCTTACCTTGAGGTGGAAG CATTACCAGCAAACATTGTGAAACCACTGCAGGATAAAACTGTTCTGGAGAAAACCCGTGCCATAATGGACTGCACACTAACAAATCCCCGCTGCAGCATTCGCTGGTATAAGGGACCTAATGTCATCCTGCCCTCAGAGCACTTTGAGATCTGCAGTGAAGGGTGCTATCGAAAACTTGTGATCCAGCAGGTGCTGCTGGAGGATGAGGGCACCTATAGTGTTCAAGTAGGAAACTACACATCTTCAGCAAGACTAACTGTTGAAG